In a genomic window of Rhododendron vialii isolate Sample 1 chromosome 12a, ASM3025357v1:
- the LOC131311273 gene encoding eukaryotic translation initiation factor 5A-4-like isoform X1, with the protein MSDEEHHFESKADAGASKTYPQQAGTIRKNGYIVIKNRPCKVVEVSTSKTGKHGHAKCHFVGIDIFNGKKLEDIVPSSHNCDVPHVNRVDYQLIDISEDGFVSLLTENGNTKDDLRLPTDDNLLTQIKDGFAEGKDLVVSVMSAMGEEQINALKDIGPK; encoded by the exons ATGTCGGACGAGGAGCACCACTTCGAGTCGAAGGCCGACGCCGGAGCTTCCAAGACTTATCCTCAGCAGGCCGGAACCATCCGCAAGAACGGTTACATCGTCATCAAAAACAGGCCCTGCAAG GTGGTGGAGGTCTCAACTTCCAAAACTGGCAAGCATGGTCATGCCAAATGTCACTTTGTTGgaattgacattttcaatggaAAAAAGCTTGAAGATATTGTTCCCTCCTCCCACAATTGTGAT GTTCCTCATGTCAACCGTGTGGACTACCAGCTGATTGATATCTCTGAGGATGGATTT GTTAGCCTGTTAACTGAAAATGGTAATACTAAGGATGACCTCAGGCTTCCAACCGATGACAATCTGCTTACTCAG ATCAAGGATGGATTTGCCGAAGGAAAAGACCTTGTTGTGTCCGTGATGTCTGCCATGGGAGAGGAGCAGATCAATGCCCTCAAGGATATTGGCCCCAAGTAA
- the LOC131311269 gene encoding isopentenyl phosphate kinase, producing MEDENQRQFQPTKPIRCIVKLGGAAITWKNDFERISENLEIVSRQLRQAMMVSTTSSGKVLGMDWSKRPGFEETSCVVDDFSFQPDLHSSHFIVVHGAGSFGHFQASKSGVHKGGLNQPLVKAGFVATRISVTSLNLEIVRALAREGVPSIGMSPFACGWLTCEKNIASADVSMVAKAIDSGFVPVLHGDAVLDTSQGCTILSGDVIIRHLAELLKPEFVVFLTDVLGVYDRPPTEPNAVLLREIEVREDGKWSVVKPTFENLNKRVEFTVAAHDTTGGMVTKISEAAMIAKLGIDVYIVQVATSHSLRALSGELKDNIPEDWLGTVIRFQR from the exons ATGGAGGACGAGAATCAAAGGCAGTTTCAACCAACTAAACCAATCCGTTGCATAGTAAAACTAG GAGGTGCTGCAATTACTTGGAAAAATGACTTCGAGAGGATAAGTGAAAACCTTGAGATTGTGTCTCGACAACTGAGGCAAGCAATGATGGTTTCAACGACTTCTAGCGGAAAGGTTCTTGGAATGGATTGGAGCAAGCGACCTGGATTCGAAGAAACTTCTtgtgttgttgatgatttcagtTTTCAGCCAGATTTGCACTCTAGCCATTTCATAGTGGTCCACGGAGCAG GATCTTTCGGGCACTTTCAGGCTAGCAAGTCTGGAGTTCATAAAGGAGGACTGAACCAACCTCTTGTCAAAGCTGGTTTTGTTGCTACACGTATTTCT GTTACGTCCCTCAATCTGGAAATTGTTAGAGCGCTAGCTAGAG AAGGTGTTCCATCGATCGGAATGTCTCCATTTGCATGTGGATGGTTGACATGTGAAAAAAAT ATTGCCTCAGCTGATGTATCCATGGTGGCTAAGGCCATTGATTCTGGTTTTGTACCT GTTCTGCATGGAGATGCAGTCCTAGATACTTCCCAG GGTTGCACTATATTGAGTGGAGATGTAATCATACGTCATCTTGCAGAGCTATTAAAGCCAGAATTCGTCGTCTTTCTT ACGGATGTTTTGGGGGTATATGACCGTCCACCAACGGAACCAAATGCAGTACTTCTTAGGGAGATTG AAGTGCGTGAGGACGGGAAATGGTCTGTAGTGAAACCAACATTCGAAAACTTGAACAAGCGAG TTGAGTTCACTGTAGCAGCCCATGATACTACGGGAGGGATGGTGACCAAAATATCAGAAGCTGCAATGATTGCAAAACTAGGAATCGATGTATACATTGTCCAG GTAGCCACAAGTCACTCGTTAAGGGCCCTGAGCGGGGAACTGAAAGACAACATTCCAGAAGACTGGCTAGGAACTGTTATTCGGTTTCAGAGATAG